The Candidatus Eremiobacterota bacterium genome contains the following window.
AGCAGATGCGCGGGGACGAGTGCCTTCGCGTCCTCCTGCAAATCCGTGAAGAATTGGGAGACGAACGGTGGATAGCGGCGCTTGAGGTGCACGATGGCCGTGTTGCGATCAGGCGCGTCGATGGAGGCGACCTCGTCATAACCCTGGCGTCCGAAGACGTTGTTGCGCGGATTCATCACCGCTCGCCACGAGAAACGAACGTCCTCGGCGGTAAACGGCGCGCCGTCGTGCCAGCGCACGCCGCGCCGCAGGTGATACGTGATGGTGAGCCCGTCGGCGGAGATCCCGCCGTTCGCGCGCGTCGGCACGACGGCCGCGAGCGCCGGGACCGGGCGGCCCGCGCGGTCGCACGCGATCAGCGGGTCGTACATCAGCCGCAGGATCTCGTTGTCCGAGATGGACTGCGCGAGCAGCGGGTCCAGGCTGCGCGGCTCGTAGCTGATCGCTTCCCGCAGCGTCCGCGCGCCGCCGGCGCTGCCGGTCGGCGCGCACGCCGGGAGAACCACGGCTGCAAGCAATACGAGGAGCCGAAGCATGAGACTCATTGCGGCTCATCCTTCGACGAACCCACGGCGACGCTTCCCTCCGACTTGGTCAGGATCGACAGCCGCGGTGCGGTCACTGAACGATTGCGTTGCGGAAACCGAACTGCAAGCACTATTGTGCCTTCTGGTATTCGCAGACGGCCGATGAGGTCTCGATCGACACTTTTGCTGACCGTTCGCGGTGCATTGATGCCGAAGCGATCTGGGCTCGCCCGGGCGATCCGCGGGCTCACGACCAGGGTACCCGGCAACGCACCATCCCTTCGGCCAGGTTTGCGCCTATTCGAATGAAGTCGCGATATTTTGCGCGTCCAGCGCGCGAACGTGCGGCTCGGGGGCGCTGCAGGTGCATGTGGCCTAGGCTCTCACCTCTCGCCAGCGGGTTCGAGTCCCGTCGCCTCCAAGCCCGACGCGGGCTTCACGCCGAGCGCTCTTTGCAGTATAATGGCCACGAGAGCCTAGGCCACTGCGAAGAGCTCTCGGCGAGCGTGCCGAGGGCTCTTCCGTTTCGCAC
Protein-coding sequences here:
- a CDS encoding peptide ABC transporter substrate-binding protein — its product is MSLMLRLLVLLAAVVLPACAPTGSAGGARTLREAISYEPRSLDPLLAQSISDNEILRLMYDPLIACDRAGRPVPALAAVVPTRANGGISADGLTITYHLRRGVRWHDGAPFTAEDVRFSWRAVMNPRNNVFGRQGYDEVASIDAPDRNTAIVHLKRRYPPFVSQFFTDLQEDAKALVPAHLL